The Streptomyces aurantiacus genome includes a region encoding these proteins:
- a CDS encoding Crp/Fnr family transcriptional regulator, translating to MDDVLRRAPLFAALDDEQAAELRASMSEVTLARGDALFHEGDPGDRLYVVTEGKVKLHRTSPDGRENMLAVLGPGELIGELSLFDPGPRTATASALTEVKLLGLGHGDLQPWLNVRPEVAAALLRAVARRLRKTNDQMSDLVFSDVPGRVARALLDLSRRFGVQSEEGIHVVHDLTQEELAQLVGASRETVNKALADFAGRGWLRLEARAVILLDVERLAKRSR from the coding sequence GTGGACGACGTTCTGCGGCGCGCCCCGCTCTTCGCGGCGCTCGATGACGAGCAGGCCGCGGAGCTCCGCGCCTCCATGAGTGAGGTGACCCTCGCACGTGGTGACGCCCTCTTCCATGAGGGTGACCCGGGTGACCGGCTGTATGTGGTCACCGAGGGCAAGGTGAAGCTCCACCGCACATCCCCCGACGGCCGCGAGAACATGCTGGCGGTCCTCGGCCCCGGCGAGCTCATCGGCGAGCTGTCGCTGTTCGACCCGGGCCCGCGCACGGCGACCGCCAGCGCACTGACCGAGGTGAAGCTGCTCGGCCTCGGCCACGGCGACCTCCAGCCCTGGCTGAACGTGCGGCCCGAGGTGGCCGCCGCCCTGCTGCGTGCCGTCGCCCGGCGACTGCGCAAGACCAACGACCAGATGTCCGACCTGGTCTTCTCCGATGTGCCGGGCCGGGTGGCCCGCGCGCTCCTGGACCTCTCGCGCCGCTTCGGCGTGCAGTCCGAGGAGGGCATCCACGTCGTGCACGACCTGACCCAGGAAGAGCTGGCCCAGCTGGTCGGCGCCTCCCGGGAGACGGTCAACAAGGCGCTCGCCGACTTCGCGGGCCGCGGCTGGCTCCGCCTGGAGGCCCGCGCGGTGATCCTGCTGGACGTGGAGCGCCTCGCGAAGCGCTCGCGCTAG
- the nth gene encoding endonuclease III — MPQAAVTRSAAAKAPAAKATSAKKAVPAKKLTPAKKSAPAEKSASVKKAVPAEVSPARVAPAKPPRGESHTALVRRARRIDRELAEVYPYAHPELDFENPFQLVIATVLSAQTTDLRVNQTTPALFAKYPTPEDLAAADPEEVEEILRPTGFFRAKTKSVIGLSRALRDDFGGEVPGRLEDLVKLPGVGRKTAFVVLGNAFGRPGITVDTHFQRLVRRWQWTDAKEPDKIEAAVGELFPKTGWTMLSHHVIFHGRRICHARKPACGACPIAPLCPAYGEGETDPDKAKKLLKYEKGGFPGQRLNPPQAYLDAGGIPAPPLGAPGAGSPVSGSPARGTG; from the coding sequence GTGCCCCAGGCGGCCGTGACGAGGAGCGCGGCTGCGAAGGCGCCCGCCGCGAAGGCCACATCCGCCAAGAAGGCCGTGCCCGCCAAGAAGCTCACGCCGGCCAAGAAGTCGGCGCCCGCCGAGAAGTCCGCCTCCGTGAAGAAAGCCGTGCCTGCCGAAGTGAGCCCCGCCCGAGTCGCCCCCGCCAAGCCTCCCCGCGGTGAGTCGCACACGGCTCTCGTCCGGCGGGCCCGGCGTATCGACCGTGAACTCGCCGAGGTGTACCCGTACGCCCACCCGGAGCTGGACTTCGAGAACCCGTTCCAGTTGGTGATCGCCACCGTCCTGTCGGCGCAGACGACCGACCTGAGGGTGAACCAGACGACGCCGGCGCTCTTCGCGAAGTACCCCACGCCCGAGGACCTGGCGGCGGCCGACCCGGAGGAGGTCGAGGAGATCCTCCGGCCGACCGGGTTCTTCCGGGCCAAGACCAAGTCGGTGATAGGCCTCTCCAGAGCCCTGCGGGACGACTTCGGGGGCGAGGTCCCGGGCCGGCTCGAAGACCTGGTCAAGCTGCCCGGTGTCGGCCGCAAGACCGCCTTCGTGGTCCTCGGGAACGCCTTCGGCCGCCCCGGCATCACCGTGGACACCCACTTCCAGCGGCTCGTACGGCGCTGGCAGTGGACCGACGCGAAGGAGCCGGACAAGATCGAGGCGGCCGTCGGCGAGCTCTTCCCGAAGACCGGGTGGACGATGCTGTCGCACCACGTGATCTTCCACGGCCGCCGTATCTGCCACGCCCGCAAACCCGCCTGCGGCGCCTGCCCGATCGCTCCGCTCTGCCCGGCGTACGGGGAGGGCGAGACGGACCCGGACAAGGCGAAGAAGCTCCTGAAGTACGAGAAGGGCGGCTTCCCGGGCCAGCGCCTCAACCCTCCGCAGGCGTACCTGGACGCGGGCGGCATCCCCGCACCGCCGCTCGGTGCGCCCGGGGCCGGTTCACCCGTGTCGGGTTCACCCGCGCGGGGCACCGGATGA
- a CDS encoding NUDIX hydrolase, with protein MTRASHTHDMQDGDLALTKAGLPGWLDPVVRAVETVQPRQLSRFLPPEDGAGRQSAVLILFGEGDRGPELLLMERASSLRSHAGQPSFPGGALDPEDGDPKTDGPLRAALREAEEETGLDPRGVQLFGVLPTLYIPVSGFVVAPVLGWWREPTPVGVVDPNETARVFTVPVADLTDPANRATAVHPSGHRGPAFLVESALVWGFTAGIIDRLLHYANWERPWDRDKQVPLDWRA; from the coding sequence ATGACGCGCGCGAGCCACACGCACGACATGCAGGACGGCGATCTGGCCCTGACCAAGGCCGGGCTGCCCGGGTGGCTGGACCCGGTGGTGCGCGCCGTCGAGACGGTCCAGCCGCGCCAGCTGAGCCGCTTCCTGCCCCCGGAGGACGGGGCGGGACGCCAGTCGGCCGTACTGATCCTGTTCGGCGAGGGCGACCGCGGCCCCGAGCTGCTGCTCATGGAGCGCGCCAGCTCCCTCAGGTCGCACGCCGGGCAGCCGTCCTTCCCGGGCGGCGCCCTCGACCCCGAGGACGGCGACCCGAAGACCGACGGGCCGCTGCGGGCCGCTCTCCGCGAGGCCGAGGAGGAGACCGGGCTCGACCCCCGGGGCGTCCAGCTCTTCGGCGTGCTCCCGACGCTCTACATCCCGGTGAGCGGCTTCGTGGTCGCCCCGGTCCTCGGCTGGTGGCGCGAGCCGACACCGGTCGGCGTGGTCGATCCGAACGAGACCGCGAGGGTCTTCACCGTGCCCGTGGCGGATCTCACGGACCCGGCCAACCGCGCGACGGCGGTCCACCCCAGCGGCCACCGAGGTCCGGCATTCCTGGTCGAATCAGCCCTGGTCTGGGGCTTCACGGCCGGAATCATCGACCGCCTGCTGCACTACGCGAACTGGGAGCGACCGTGGGACCGCGACAAGCAGGTCCCGCTCGACTGGCGCGCATGA
- a CDS encoding MarP family serine protease has protein sequence MNVLDILLLVAAVWFAIVGYRQGFVVGILSVIGFLGGGLVAVYLLPVVWGAVTDDAQVGTTAAVVAVVVVIVCASIGQALTTHLGNKLRRYITWSPARALDATGGALVNVVAMLLVAWLICSALAGTTLPTLGKEVRGSKVMLSVDRALPAQADTWFADFSSVLAQNGFPQVFSPFSDEQIDPVDPPDPALATSPVAARAQRSIVKVTGTAQSCGKVLEGTGFVFDKRRVMTNAHVVGGVDEPYVQIGGEGKRYASKVVLYDWERDIAVLDVPDLDAPVLQFATREASRGDGAIVAGFPENGSYTINAARVRGPITANGPDIYHRGTVERKVYSLFATVRQGNSGGPLLTPDGKVYGVVFAKSLDDDDTGYALTVDEVREDIAKGRTANQQVDSDSCAL, from the coding sequence GTGAACGTGCTGGACATCCTGTTGCTGGTCGCCGCCGTGTGGTTCGCGATCGTGGGCTATCGCCAGGGTTTCGTCGTCGGCATCCTGTCGGTGATCGGTTTCCTGGGTGGTGGCCTCGTCGCCGTCTACCTCCTGCCCGTCGTCTGGGGAGCGGTGACGGACGACGCGCAGGTGGGCACGACCGCCGCCGTCGTCGCCGTGGTCGTGGTGATCGTCTGTGCCTCGATCGGCCAGGCCCTCACCACCCACCTCGGCAACAAACTGCGGCGGTACATCACCTGGTCCCCGGCCCGCGCCCTGGACGCCACGGGCGGCGCCCTCGTCAACGTCGTGGCGATGCTCCTCGTCGCCTGGCTGATCTGCTCGGCCCTGGCCGGCACGACGCTGCCGACCCTCGGCAAGGAGGTCCGCGGCTCCAAGGTGATGCTCAGCGTGGACAGGGCCCTGCCCGCCCAGGCCGACACCTGGTTCGCGGACTTCTCCTCGGTCCTCGCCCAGAACGGCTTCCCGCAGGTCTTCAGCCCCTTCTCGGACGAGCAGATCGACCCGGTGGACCCGCCCGACCCGGCCCTCGCGACGAGTCCGGTGGCCGCCCGCGCCCAGCGCTCCATCGTCAAGGTCACCGGCACCGCCCAGAGTTGCGGCAAGGTGCTCGAAGGCACCGGTTTCGTCTTCGACAAGCGCCGCGTGATGACCAACGCCCATGTGGTGGGCGGCGTGGACGAGCCGTACGTCCAGATAGGCGGAGAGGGCAAGCGGTACGCGTCCAAGGTCGTGCTCTACGACTGGGAGCGCGACATCGCCGTGCTGGACGTGCCCGATCTGGACGCGCCCGTCCTGCAGTTCGCCACCCGGGAGGCGTCGAGGGGGGACGGCGCGATCGTCGCGGGCTTCCCGGAGAACGGCTCGTACACGATCAACGCGGCGCGGGTCCGCGGCCCCATCACCGCGAACGGCCCGGACATCTACCACCGGGGCACCGTGGAGCGGAAGGTGTACTCGCTGTTCGCGACCGTGCGCCAGGGCAACTCGGGCGGCCCGCTGCTCACGCCGGACGGCAAGGTGTACGGCGTGGTGTTCGCGAAGTCCCTCGACGACGACGACACGGGGTACGCGCTCACCGTGGACGAGGTCCGGGAGGACATCGCCAAGGGCCGCACCGCCAACCAGCAGGTGGACAGCGACAGTTGCGCGCTCTAG
- a CDS encoding alpha/beta fold hydrolase — MTGSSLPAGQSPSAQPTSVVRLDVPGGQVTHRDVAANGARFHIAEMGDGPLVLLLHGFPQFWWAWRHQMVALADAGFRAVAMDLRGVGGSDRTPRGYDPANLALDVTGVVRSLGEPDAALVGHDLGGYLAWTAAVMRPKLVRRLVVSSMPHPRRWRSAMLSDMKQTAAGSYVWGFQRPWVPERQLVADEGALVGRLVRDWSGPRLPEDDAVETYRRAMLIPSTAHCSVEPYRWMVRSMARPDGIQFNRRMKRPVRVPTLHLHGSLDPVMRTRSAAGSGEYVEAPYRWRLFDGLGHFPHEEDPVAFSTELVNWLKDPEPDR, encoded by the coding sequence ATGACGGGCTCCTCCCTCCCTGCGGGGCAATCACCCTCGGCGCAACCCACCTCGGTCGTACGGCTGGACGTCCCCGGCGGGCAGGTGACCCACCGGGACGTCGCCGCGAACGGCGCGCGCTTCCACATCGCCGAGATGGGCGACGGGCCCCTGGTCCTGCTGCTGCACGGCTTCCCGCAGTTCTGGTGGGCCTGGCGGCATCAGATGGTGGCGCTCGCCGACGCGGGCTTCCGCGCGGTCGCGATGGACCTGCGGGGCGTCGGCGGCAGCGACCGCACACCACGCGGCTACGACCCCGCGAACCTCGCGCTGGACGTCACCGGGGTCGTACGGTCCCTCGGCGAGCCCGACGCGGCGCTCGTCGGCCACGACCTCGGCGGCTACCTGGCGTGGACGGCGGCCGTGATGCGCCCCAAGCTGGTGCGCCGGCTCGTGGTCTCCTCGATGCCGCATCCCCGGCGCTGGCGCTCGGCGATGCTCTCGGACATGAAGCAGACCGCGGCGGGTTCGTACGTCTGGGGCTTCCAGCGGCCCTGGGTCCCGGAGCGTCAACTCGTCGCCGACGAGGGCGCCCTGGTCGGCCGGCTCGTCCGGGACTGGTCGGGGCCGCGGCTGCCGGAGGACGACGCCGTGGAGACGTACCGGCGGGCCATGCTCATCCCCTCGACCGCGCACTGCTCGGTCGAGCCGTACCGGTGGATGGTCCGCTCGATGGCCCGCCCCGACGGCATCCAGTTCAACCGGCGCATGAAGCGGCCGGTGCGGGTGCCGACGCTGCATCTGCACGGATCGCTCGACCCGGTCATGCGCACGCGGAGCGCGGCCGGGTCCGGGGAGTACGTCGAAGCGCCGTACCGCTGGCGGCTGTTCGACGGGCTCGGGCACTTTCCGCACGAGGAGGACCCGGTGGCTTTCTCCACCGAACTGGTGAACTGGCTGAAGGACCCCGAGCCGGACCGCTGA
- a CDS encoding phage holin family protein, producing the protein MSAPDGSPVGAERSIGQLVASATTEMSALVHDEIALAKAQLKRDVKRGAVGGGAFSAAGAVLIFSLPMLSFALAYAIRTWSDWNLAVCFLLSFAANVLVAGVLVLIGVVFAKKAKKGKGPQKTAASVKESAAVLQNVKPHPRQVTAADRVGDGVEAVARSSS; encoded by the coding sequence ATGAGCGCACCCGACGGCAGCCCGGTCGGCGCCGAACGCAGCATCGGCCAGCTGGTCGCCTCGGCGACAACCGAGATGTCCGCACTGGTGCACGACGAGATCGCGCTGGCGAAAGCGCAGCTCAAGCGGGACGTCAAGCGCGGGGCGGTCGGCGGTGGCGCCTTCTCGGCGGCCGGCGCGGTACTGATCTTCTCCCTGCCGATGCTGAGCTTCGCCCTGGCGTACGCCATCCGCACCTGGAGCGACTGGAACCTGGCCGTCTGCTTCCTGCTGTCGTTCGCGGCGAACGTCCTGGTCGCCGGGGTGCTCGTGCTGATCGGCGTGGTCTTCGCGAAGAAGGCCAAGAAGGGGAAGGGCCCGCAGAAGACCGCGGCCTCGGTCAAGGAATCGGCAGCCGTACTGCAGAACGTCAAGCCGCACCCCCGTCAGGTGACCGCGGCGGACCGGGTCGGTGACGGAGTCGAGGCTGTGGCACGCTCGTCCTCATGA
- the nhaA gene encoding Na+/H+ antiporter NhaA gives MPAPAPSPTPGEDGRSTRNHKALGRLSLPERTFVADALRTETVGGVLLLIAAVAALIWANSPVRESYESVRDLHVGPAALGLNLSVEHWAADGLLAVFFFVAGVELKRELVAGDLKDPRAAALPVVAALCGMAVPALVYTLVNVTGGGSLAGWAVPTATDIAFALAVLAVLGTSLPSALRAFLLTLAVVDDLFAILIIAVFFTDDLNFPALGGAAVGLAVFWLLLRKEVRGWYVYVPLALVIWGLMYNSGVHATVAGVAMGLMLRCTTRKDEGEEHSPGEHIEHLVRPLSAGLAVPLFALFSAGVAVSGGALGDVFTHPETLGVVLGLVVGKTVGIFGGTWLTARFTRASLSDDLAWPDVFAVASLAGIGFTVSLLIGELAFADDAALTDEVKAAVLTGSLIAAVLSGVLLKMRNAKYRRLWEDEERDEDLSGVPDIYEQDDPAYHLRMAEIYERKAAEHRRLAEVTGGAGGEHDGPA, from the coding sequence GTGCCCGCGCCCGCCCCCTCCCCCACTCCCGGCGAAGACGGCCGTTCCACCAGGAACCACAAGGCCCTCGGCCGGCTCTCACTGCCCGAGCGGACCTTCGTCGCCGACGCGCTGCGCACCGAGACGGTCGGCGGCGTCCTCCTGCTCATCGCCGCCGTCGCCGCACTGATCTGGGCGAACTCCCCCGTCCGGGAGAGTTACGAGTCCGTCCGCGACCTCCATGTCGGTCCTGCCGCACTCGGCCTGAACCTCTCCGTCGAGCACTGGGCGGCCGACGGGCTCCTCGCGGTCTTCTTCTTCGTCGCCGGCGTCGAGCTCAAGCGCGAACTGGTCGCCGGTGACCTCAAGGACCCGCGGGCCGCCGCGCTCCCGGTCGTCGCCGCCCTCTGCGGGATGGCCGTGCCGGCGCTCGTCTACACCCTGGTCAACGTCACCGGCGGCGGCTCGCTCGCCGGCTGGGCCGTACCCACCGCGACCGACATCGCCTTCGCGCTGGCCGTCCTCGCCGTCCTCGGCACGTCGCTGCCGAGCGCCCTGCGCGCCTTCCTGCTCACGCTCGCCGTCGTCGACGACCTCTTCGCGATCCTGATCATCGCCGTCTTCTTCACCGACGACCTGAACTTCCCGGCGCTGGGCGGCGCCGCCGTCGGCCTCGCCGTCTTCTGGCTGCTGCTGCGCAAGGAGGTACGCGGCTGGTACGTGTACGTGCCGCTCGCCCTGGTCATCTGGGGTCTGATGTACAACAGCGGCGTCCACGCCACCGTCGCCGGCGTCGCGATGGGCCTGATGCTGCGCTGCACCACCCGCAAGGACGAGGGCGAGGAGCACTCGCCCGGCGAGCACATCGAACACCTCGTACGTCCCCTGTCGGCCGGCCTCGCCGTACCCCTGTTCGCGCTGTTCAGCGCCGGGGTCGCGGTGTCGGGCGGCGCGCTCGGCGACGTGTTCACCCATCCGGAGACCCTCGGCGTCGTCCTCGGTCTCGTCGTCGGCAAGACGGTAGGGATCTTCGGCGGTACGTGGCTGACGGCCCGCTTCACCAGGGCGTCGCTCTCCGACGACCTCGCCTGGCCGGACGTCTTCGCGGTGGCCTCACTCGCGGGCATCGGCTTCACGGTGTCGCTGCTCATCGGCGAACTCGCCTTCGCGGACGACGCCGCGCTCACCGACGAGGTCAAGGCCGCCGTCCTGACGGGCTCCCTGATCGCGGCCGTTCTGTCGGGGGTCCTGCTGAAGATGCGCAACGCCAAGTACCGCAGGCTGTGGGAGGACGAGGAGCGCGACGAGGACCTCTCCGGCGTCCCCGACATCTACGAACAGGACGACCCGGCCTACCACCTGCGCATGGCCGAGATCTACGAACGAAAAGCCGCCGAGCACCGAAGGCTTGCCGAAGTGACGGGCGGGGCAGGCGGGGAGCACGACGGTCCGGCATGA
- the acs gene encoding acetate--CoA ligase — MSCGLGHNGRPPAQHRKGDVVSNESLANLLKEERRFAPPADLAANANVTAEAYEQAKADRLGFWAEQARRLTWATEPTETLDWSNPPFAKWFKDGKLNVAYNCVDRHVEAGHGDRVAIHFEGEPGDSRTITYAELKEEVSRAANALTELGVGKGDRVAVYLPMIPEAVISMLACARIGAAHSVVFGGFSADAIATRIQDADAKLVITSDGGYRRGKPAALKPAVDEAVSRVDGVDKVLVVRRTGQEVAWTEGRDVWWHEITQKQPAEHTPEAFDAEHPLFILYTSGTTGKPKGILHTSGGYLTQTAYTHHSVFDLKPETDVYWCTADIGWVTGHSYITYGPLANGATQVMYEGTPDTPHQGRFWEIIQKYGVTILYTAPTAIRTFMKWGDDIPAKFDLSSLRVLGSVGEPINPEAWIWYRKHIGGDRTPIVDTWWQTETGSMMISPLPGVTETKPGSAQRALPGISATVVDDEAREVPDGGGGYLVLTEPWPSMLRTIWGDDQRFIDTYWSRFEGKYFAGDGAKKDEDGDIWLLGRVDDVMLVSGHNISTTEVESALVSHPSVAEAAVVGAADETTGQAIVAFVILRGTATETETLVGELRSHVGTVLGPIAKPKRILPVAELPKTRSGKIMRRLLRDVAENRQLGDVTTLTDSTVMDLIQTKLPAAPSED, encoded by the coding sequence ATGAGCTGTGGCCTGGGACACAACGGTCGCCCACCGGCCCAGCACCGTAAGGGAGATGTCGTGAGCAACGAAAGCCTGGCCAACCTGCTCAAGGAAGAACGCAGGTTCGCGCCGCCCGCCGACCTGGCCGCGAACGCCAACGTCACGGCGGAGGCGTACGAGCAGGCCAAGGCTGACAGGCTCGGCTTCTGGGCCGAGCAGGCACGCCGGCTGACCTGGGCCACCGAACCGACCGAGACCCTGGACTGGTCGAACCCGCCGTTCGCGAAGTGGTTCAAGGACGGCAAGCTCAACGTCGCGTACAACTGCGTGGACCGGCACGTCGAGGCCGGGCACGGCGACCGCGTCGCCATCCACTTCGAGGGCGAGCCGGGTGACAGCCGCACCATCACCTACGCCGAGCTCAAGGAAGAGGTCTCCAGGGCCGCCAACGCCCTGACGGAACTGGGAGTCGGGAAGGGCGACCGGGTCGCCGTCTACCTGCCGATGATTCCCGAGGCCGTCATCTCGATGCTGGCCTGCGCCCGGATCGGCGCCGCGCACTCCGTGGTCTTCGGCGGCTTCTCCGCCGACGCCATCGCCACCCGCATCCAGGACGCCGACGCCAAACTGGTCATCACCTCGGACGGCGGCTACCGGCGCGGCAAGCCGGCCGCCCTCAAGCCGGCCGTTGACGAGGCGGTCTCCCGGGTCGACGGCGTGGACAAGGTGCTCGTCGTGCGCCGTACGGGCCAGGAGGTCGCCTGGACCGAGGGGCGTGACGTCTGGTGGCACGAGATCACGCAGAAGCAGCCCGCCGAGCACACGCCCGAGGCGTTCGACGCCGAGCACCCGCTGTTCATCCTCTACACCTCGGGGACGACAGGTAAGCCGAAGGGCATCCTGCACACCTCCGGCGGATACCTCACGCAGACCGCGTACACGCACCACTCGGTCTTCGACCTCAAGCCGGAGACCGACGTCTACTGGTGCACGGCCGACATCGGCTGGGTCACCGGGCACTCCTACATCACGTACGGGCCGCTGGCGAACGGCGCGACCCAGGTGATGTACGAGGGCACGCCCGACACCCCGCACCAGGGGCGCTTCTGGGAGATCATCCAGAAGTACGGCGTGACGATCCTCTACACGGCTCCGACGGCCATTCGTACGTTCATGAAGTGGGGCGACGACATCCCCGCGAAGTTCGACCTGTCCTCGCTCAGGGTCCTCGGCTCCGTGGGTGAGCCGATCAACCCCGAGGCATGGATCTGGTACCGCAAGCACATCGGCGGCGACCGCACCCCGATCGTGGACACCTGGTGGCAGACCGAGACCGGCTCGATGATGATCTCGCCGCTGCCGGGTGTGACCGAGACCAAGCCGGGGTCCGCCCAGCGGGCACTGCCGGGCATCTCGGCGACCGTCGTCGACGACGAGGCGCGGGAAGTGCCCGACGGAGGCGGCGGCTACCTCGTCCTGACCGAGCCGTGGCCGTCGATGCTGCGCACCATCTGGGGTGACGACCAGCGGTTCATCGACACCTACTGGTCGCGCTTCGAGGGCAAGTACTTCGCGGGTGACGGCGCCAAGAAGGACGAGGACGGCGACATCTGGCTGCTCGGCCGGGTGGACGACGTGATGCTCGTGTCCGGGCACAACATCTCGACCACCGAGGTCGAGTCCGCGCTCGTCTCCCACCCCTCGGTCGCCGAGGCGGCGGTCGTGGGCGCGGCCGACGAGACGACCGGCCAGGCGATCGTGGCCTTCGTGATCCTGCGCGGCACGGCGACGGAGACCGAGACCCTCGTGGGTGAGCTGCGGAGCCACGTCGGGACGGTCCTCGGCCCCATCGCCAAGCCGAAGCGGATCCTTCCGGTGGCGGAGCTGCCCAAGACCCGTTCCGGCAAGATCATGCGCCGGCTGCTGCGCGACGTCGCCGAGAACCGCCAGCTCGGTGACGTCACCACGCTCACGGACTCGACGGTGATGGACCTCATCCAGACGAAGCTCCCGGCAGCGCCCAGCGAGGACTGA
- a CDS encoding bifunctional SulP family inorganic anion transporter/carbonic anhydrase: MPACVPTRTDDSSHTPDEGRPHSPPGPGRRGPRVPRIPRIAAADLSASIAVFLIALPLSLGIALATGAPLQAGLVAAAAGGLVVGRLGGAPLQVSGPAAGLTVVTADLIQKYGWRTTCAITVLAGLAQLGLGLLRVARTALAVSPAIVHGMLAGIGITIAVAQLHIVLGGSPSSSVVDNVRELPAQLAHPQVAALSMSALTLAVLLVWPRIPGRAGRVLRTVPAALVAVTAATGTAVLAGLTLPKVDLPSWRSHALAGLPEGPALGLVAAVLTTTLVCSVQSLLGAVAVDKLTARLPAQQGRSDLDRELLGQGAANIVSGSLGGLPVAGVAVRSSANVQAGALSRNSTMLHGVWVVVAALLMVPLLELIPLAALAALVMAVGIQMVSLHHIRTVTRHREVLVYAVTTLGVVVFGVLEGVTLGVAMAVGVALHRLTRTRITHDVGPDGVHHVRVRGQLTFLAVPRLSRALHLVPPGAEAVVELDGSFMDHAAYESLHDWQSAHTTRGGTVELTGRTGARLTEPHLKDGHGPTSHCHCRPWTPWRNHHCENPETPPPGRRPSGHQLASGISTFQRNTAPLVRDELARLAREGQRPSQLFLTCADSRLVTSMITSSGPGDLFVVRNVGNLVPPPGEESGDDSVAAAIEYAVEVLQVRSITVCGHSGCGAMQALMNTEPGGARTPLKRWLRHGLPSVERMSAKNRPWTRIAGRAPADAVEQLCLTNVVQQLEHLRAHEAVARALEEGALELHGMYFHVGEAQAYLLTEATPHEGEVFDRVAATALHDTPA; this comes from the coding sequence ATGCCTGCCTGCGTCCCCACCCGCACCGACGACTCTTCGCACACACCGGACGAGGGGCGGCCGCACAGCCCGCCCGGGCCCGGCCGCCGCGGCCCGCGCGTTCCCCGGATCCCCCGGATCGCGGCCGCCGACCTGTCCGCCTCGATCGCCGTCTTCCTGATCGCCCTGCCCCTGTCCCTGGGCATCGCCCTCGCCACCGGAGCACCACTGCAGGCGGGGCTCGTCGCCGCCGCCGCGGGCGGGCTCGTGGTCGGCCGGCTCGGCGGCGCCCCGCTCCAGGTGAGCGGACCCGCCGCGGGGCTCACCGTGGTCACCGCCGACCTCATCCAGAAGTACGGATGGCGCACGACCTGTGCCATCACCGTCCTCGCCGGACTGGCCCAACTCGGCCTCGGCCTCCTGCGGGTGGCCCGTACCGCCCTGGCCGTCAGCCCCGCGATCGTGCACGGCATGCTGGCCGGCATCGGCATCACCATCGCCGTCGCCCAGCTGCACATCGTGCTGGGCGGATCACCGAGCAGCTCGGTCGTCGACAACGTGCGGGAGCTGCCCGCCCAGCTGGCCCACCCGCAGGTGGCGGCACTTTCGATGAGCGCCCTGACACTCGCCGTCCTGCTGGTGTGGCCCCGGATCCCCGGACGCGCGGGACGGGTCCTGCGCACCGTGCCGGCCGCGCTCGTCGCCGTCACGGCGGCCACCGGGACGGCCGTCCTCGCCGGGCTCACCCTGCCCAAGGTGGACCTGCCGTCCTGGCGGAGCCACGCCCTGGCCGGACTGCCCGAGGGCCCGGCGCTCGGGCTCGTCGCCGCCGTGCTCACCACCACGCTGGTGTGCAGCGTCCAGTCGCTCCTCGGCGCCGTCGCCGTGGACAAGCTCACGGCCAGGCTGCCCGCCCAGCAGGGGCGCTCGGACCTCGACCGCGAGCTGCTCGGACAGGGCGCCGCCAACATCGTCTCGGGGTCGCTCGGCGGGCTCCCCGTCGCGGGCGTGGCCGTACGAAGCTCGGCGAACGTACAGGCCGGCGCCCTCAGCCGGAACTCCACGATGCTGCACGGCGTCTGGGTGGTGGTGGCCGCGCTGCTGATGGTCCCGCTCCTGGAGCTGATCCCCCTCGCCGCACTCGCCGCCCTGGTGATGGCCGTCGGCATCCAGATGGTGTCCCTGCACCACATCCGCACGGTCACCCGCCACCGTGAGGTGCTGGTGTACGCCGTCACCACGCTCGGCGTCGTCGTTTTCGGAGTACTGGAAGGCGTCACGCTCGGGGTCGCCATGGCCGTCGGCGTCGCCCTGCACCGCCTCACGCGTACCCGCATCACGCACGATGTGGGCCCCGACGGCGTCCACCATGTGCGGGTGCGCGGGCAGTTGACGTTCCTCGCCGTACCCCGCCTCAGCCGGGCGCTGCACCTGGTGCCACCGGGGGCCGAGGCCGTCGTCGAGCTGGACGGGTCCTTCATGGACCACGCGGCGTACGAGTCGCTGCACGACTGGCAGAGCGCGCACACCACGCGGGGCGGCACCGTCGAGCTGACCGGGCGCACCGGAGCACGGCTCACGGAACCGCACCTCAAGGACGGCCACGGGCCGACGTCGCACTGCCACTGCCGGCCCTGGACCCCCTGGCGCAACCATCACTGTGAGAACCCCGAGACACCGCCGCCCGGCAGGCGCCCCAGCGGGCATCAGCTGGCCAGCGGGATCAGCACGTTCCAGCGCAACACCGCGCCCCTGGTGCGCGACGAGCTGGCCCGGCTCGCCCGGGAGGGGCAGCGGCCCTCACAGCTCTTCCTGACCTGCGCCGACTCCCGGCTGGTGACATCGATGATCACCTCCAGCGGGCCCGGCGACCTCTTCGTCGTACGCAATGTCGGCAATCTCGTGCCGCCGCCCGGCGAGGAGAGCGGCGACGACTCCGTGGCGGCCGCGATCGAATACGCGGTGGAGGTGCTGCAGGTGCGGTCCATCACCGTGTGCGGGCACTCCGGATGCGGGGCGATGCAGGCACTGATGAACACCGAGCCGGGAGGCGCCCGGACGCCGTTGAAGCGGTGGCTGCGGCACGGACTGCCGAGCGTGGAGCGGATGTCGGCGAAGAACCGGCCCTGGACACGCATCGCGGGACGGGCGCCCGCCGACGCCGTCGAGCAGCTCTGCCTCACCAACGTGGTGCAGCAGCTGGAGCATCTGCGGGCGCACGAGGCCGTGGCGCGGGCCCTGGAGGAGGGCGCGCTCGAACTGCACGGGATGTACTTCCACGTGGGTGAGGCCCAGGCGTACCTGCTCACGGAGGCCACGCCTCACGAGGGTGAGGTCTTCGACCGGGTCGCGGCGACGGCCCTGCACGACACCCCGGCCTGA